The sequence TAAGTTATATCGAATAATTTCTCGGTGAAATAAACTTTCCTTCGCCATCCTTGACCATTCTACATCCCCGCCAGCTAACAAAGTTATTTGAGATTGCGATTGTGCTATGGCAGTTAGCGGTGAACCTACAAAAAAAATGATTGTAGATATTAAAGCTATCTTGAAAAACTTGTTCATTAGCACTTAGCTTGATTTTTCAGCAAAGGTATGATTTCAGATATTCTAAATGCCCAACCTTCCTCTCAGAAACCAGGTTTATCTTCAATGAAGTAAGAGTATTTGTTTTCCCATTCATAAAACCCGGTTTCTGTGATTCTAAGATTAGTATTCGTTTTATGAATAATCTCTAAACCTTTAATTACTTACCATATTTTGTAGTCTCAAGTGCTTTACCTTGTTGAATACTTAAGAAGCTAGTTACTAAAGCTACTCCTGCTCCTACAAAAAATACTCCAATTCCGGCATTTTTCCAAACTGGCCCTAATAAAATAGGCGAGAAAAATTGTCCTAAATTACTTGCTCCGGTGCCGATAGCTAAAATGCTCGAACGTACTTCTTTGGGAGTTGATTTAGATAAAGCATCGTACAAATTGGGCATGACTATGCCGAATCCCATACCGAAAATAATCGCTGTCGGCAGAATCAAATAAATTTCCTTTAGAAAAGGTATGGTAATTAATGTTGCTGCCATCAAGGTAAAACCCAAAGCTATAGCTTTAGCGCTTCCCAAACGCTTTGCCAATTTACTTGCTCCTACAGCAGAGATGACCGCCGCACCAATAGCTCGCGATGCTAAAATGGCTCCGTTAACAACTGTATCTGCTCCAATTGACTGCTTGAAATGTAAAGGAGCGTAGATTATTACTACATAAAATATGGCAGATGTCAAAGCTAAAGCTATAAATAGAGTTATGGTACTTGGAGCTTTTAGGCTTGCAATTAATCGATCTTTTTGTTGAGTTAAATTTATTGATGATGAACCTTTGCGTTTGCCTCTTGGTAACAAGATGTATGCAAGTAAGGCTGCTGGTAAACCCAAGCTATACATACCAAAAGTAAATCGCCAATTATAGGAACCAATTAAACCCCCAACGATGGGAAAAATAATACTGGCGATCGCTAATGCGCTGGTGGTGTAACCAAGGATACGGGTTCGCTTTTCTCCTTCGTACATGCTGCTCAGAATACCAATACTCGCAGCCGCAATTCCCCCACTGGCAGCCCCTAACAATGCTCGCGATATTAATAAAGGGGTAAAGCCGTTTGCTAAAGCCCCAGCAGTGCCAAAAATTGCGTAGCAAATTAGTGATGGAATTAACACCTTTGCTTTCCCAATACGGTCGGCGAGGATGCCACATATGGGACTAAATAAGAAGATAGTTAAGCAATGCATACTCACGAGCATTCCCGACCATCTTGGGTCAATCGCAAGTTGGTCTTTAACCTCTGGCATCACTGGAGCAACAACGCTTCCCGTCATAGTAGTTAAGCTACCACAAGCAAGTAAAACTAGTAATATAGGAATCTGTTTGCGAGTTTCGTTAGTGAGAAGCGATGTGGACATATAAATAAAAAATCCTCAATTTTGTTTGCCATCAAAAAAGTATTAAAACTAACTTCTAAAATTGTTTTGCTTTCGGTATTCTTTTTTGATTAATAATGGTTTTTATTTGAAAAGAAGTAAATTAACAATATCAGGTTATAGCAAGTAGAATAAACCAATTTATTTGCTGTGAATAGGCAAATTCGATAACAAAATCCCCTTCGATTAAATAGTCGAGGGGGTTTGTACTTTATATTTTGAATCGTTTTAAGCTTCAAGTGTTCCGCTTTATCATTTATATCTGATATCTTGCACCATTGTCGTTAAGCCCTAATACCTGCCTTGTCAGCCGGAGGCTTTCTAGCCCGCACGCGACCCGAGAACGCAGAGAAATAAAAATCATCGGCTCAGATACAAAGTACGTTAAAACGCACTCAAACCCTTACCCAGTCTGATTTATCAGACTTTGTGTATTAGCCTGAGAATTTATGAATACGGCGGTTGTTGAAAATGGTGCAAGATGTAAGCCTCCGATGAAGGTTAAAGGTTAAAGGTCGAAGGTCAAAGGTGTTAAAATCCTTCACAACAAATGAAACTAACCCTTTTTTTACTTTGGCTAAAAGCTTTACTGTATAAGGGTTTGAAAATGTGTTAGTTAGGAGTTATCACTTGGATAGAACACAGATTAACCTCACCTTGGTAAGCACAGAGGTGAGGTTTGGAGTCTATAGGAATCAGCTGAAAAGCTTTATGGGATAAGCATTGCCAGCCTTGTCCGATTATTTCATAGAGAAATTTAAAGGAATATCTAATCGCCATGGCTTACCTTTAAAAAATAGCAGTTGATAAACTCCTAAGCTGCCATATCTAAAGGAGGTTTCGGAAGATTGTAGGTAAAGGTACCACATACGACAGAATCGCTCATCATAAGTTGCCCCTAATGATGCAATTTTGTCTCGATTTTCGGTGAA comes from Rivularia sp. PCC 7116 and encodes:
- a CDS encoding MFS transporter, which produces MSTSLLTNETRKQIPILLVLLACGSLTTMTGSVVAPVMPEVKDQLAIDPRWSGMLVSMHCLTIFLFSPICGILADRIGKAKVLIPSLICYAIFGTAGALANGFTPLLISRALLGAASGGIAAASIGILSSMYEGEKRTRILGYTTSALAIASIIFPIVGGLIGSYNWRFTFGMYSLGLPAALLAYILLPRGKRKGSSSINLTQQKDRLIASLKAPSTITLFIALALTSAIFYVVIIYAPLHFKQSIGADTVVNGAILASRAIGAAVISAVGASKLAKRLGSAKAIALGFTLMAATLITIPFLKEIYLILPTAIIFGMGFGIVMPNLYDALSKSTPKEVRSSILAIGTGASNLGQFFSPILLGPVWKNAGIGVFFVGAGVALVTSFLSIQQGKALETTKYGK